The region ATGGGCACAGAGGTGGGACCGCGCCGCCAGTTCATTTATGAGCACGCGGACGAGGCAGAGATTGACGCATAGACAGGAGACAATTAGAACATGGCTGAAAAGATATTACGGACTGAATACAGTGAGGAAATGCAGAGAAGCTACATGAACTATTCCATGAGCGTCATCACTGCAAGGGCTATCCCCGATGCAAGGGACGGCTTAAAACCGGTACAGCGCCGGGTCCTCTATGATATGAGGGAGCTTCATCTGGACCACGATAAGCCCCACAGGAAATCGGCGCGTATCGTGGGAGATACCATGGGTAAGTATCATCCCCACGGCGACAGCTCCATTTACGAGACACTGGTTGTCATGAGCCAGAATTTCAAAAAGGGAATGGCCCTGGTGGACGGGCACGGCAACTTCGGCTCCATAGAAGGGGACGGGGCAGCCGCCATGCGTTACACGGAGGCGCGTCTGGAGAAGTTTGCGGAGGAGGTCTACCTAAAGGATCTGGATAAAACCGTGAATTTCGTTCCCAACTACGACGAGACGGAAAAGGAACCGGAGGTGCTTCCCGTCAGAGTCCCCAACCTTCTGATTAACGGGGCGGAGGGCATTGCCGTGGGCATGAGCACAAGCATTCCGCCCCACAACCTGGGCGAGGTGGTGGACGTGGTCCAGGCGTATATTGATAATCCGGAGGTGACCACGCAGGAGCTGATGGAGCTGATGCCGGGGCCGGATTTTCCCACCGGCGGAGTCATTGCCAATAAGAGCGAGCTGCCGCAGGTTTACGAGACAGGCATGGGCAAAATCAAACTCAGGGGCAAGTTCGAGGTGGAGCTTGGAAAGCGCAAGGCGGACAAGGATAAGCTGATTATCTCGGAGATTCCCTATACCATGATTGGCGCCGGAATCAATAAGTTTCTGGTGGATGTGGCCGATTTGGTGGAGAGCAAGAAGCTGACGGATGTGGTGGATATCTCCAACCAGTCCAACAAAGAGGGGATCCGTATCGTGCTGGAGCTGCGCAAGGACGCGGATATTGACAAGATAAAAAATATCCTCTATAAGAAAACAAAGCTGGAGGATACATTCGGTGTCAATATGCTGGCCATTGCGGACGGCCGCCCTGAGACGCTGAACCTGAAGGGAATCCTGAGAAATTTCCTCAACTTCCAGTATGAGAACACGGAGCGCAAATACAATGTCCTTCTCCAGAAGGAAATGGATAAAAAGGAAGTGCAGGAAGGACTTATTGCGGCCTGCGACTGTATTGACCTGATCATAGCCATCCTGAGGGGATCTAAAAACTTAAAGGATGCCAAGGCGTGTCTGACCACAGGCGATGTGACCAACATCCATTTCAAGGTGCCGGGTTTTGAGGAGGACGCGAAGAAGCTTGCCTTTACGGAGCGCCAGGCATCCGCCATTTTGGAGATGCGTCTCTATAAATTAATCGGACTGGAAATCCTGGCCCTGGAAAAGGAGCACAGGGAAACCTTAAGGAAGATTGCGGAGTATAAGAAAATCCTGGGAAGCAGGCCCCAGATGAACCGCGTCATCAAGGAGGATCTGGCTGCCATCAAGGCTGAATTCGCCACCCCCAGGCGCACCCTGATTGAGGATGGACCTGAGGCAGTGTACGATGAGAGCGCCGTGGCTGTCCAGGAGATGGTTTTTGTGATGGACCGGTTCGGATACTGCAAGCTGTTAGATAAGTCCACCTATGATCGGAACCAGGAAACCGTGGACAATGAGCAGGTACATGTGGTGAAATGTCTGAATACGGACAAAATCTGTCTCTTTGCGGCCAGCGGCAGCCTGTACCAGATTAAAGCCATGGATGTGCCCGCCGGCAAGCTGAGGGACAAGGGAGCGCCCATTGAAAATCTGAGTAAATTCGACGGCACCAAGGATACCATTGTTTACCTGACCAGCGCGGAGAACATGAAGGGCAGGATATTTGTATTCGCCACCAAGATGGCCATGGTAAAGCAGGTGCCTGCGGCGGAATTTGAGACCAATAACCGGGTGGTGGCAGCCACCAAGCTCCAGGATGGGGATGAGCTGGCGGCCGTGATACCGGTGGAGGGCCAGACCGAGGTGGTGATCCAGACAACGGGAGGTGTGTTCCTGCGGTTTGCCCTGGAGGAGATATCCATGCTTAAAAAGGCGTCCAGAGGCGTCAGAGGCATCCGGCTGTCCAAGAATGAGGAGCTGGAGAAGCTGTATCTGATTGGCGAGAATCCCATTGTGGATTATAAAGGTAAGGAAGTCCATTTAAACCGTCTGAAACTGGCTAAGAGGGACGGGAAAGGCAGCAAAGTGAGGCTGTAGAAAAGGAGGTATATGCCATGTCATCATCCAACACACCCACGCCCCATATCGGGGCTGAAAAGGGAGAAATCGCCGGGACAGTCCTGCTTCCGGGAGATCCCCTGAGGGCAAAGTACATCGCGGAGCATTTCCTGGAGGACGTAAAGCAGTTTAACGGGACCAGGAACATGCTTGGCTACTCGGGAATCTATAAGGGCAGGCCGGTATCTGTCATGGGCACCGGGATGGGATGCCCTTCCATCGGCATCTATTCCTATGAGCTGATCCACTTTTACGGCTGTAAGAACCTGATACGGGTGGGCACGGCCGGGGCTCTGATGCCGGATGTCCATGTGCGTGATATGGTGTTTGCCATGGGAGCCTGCACCACCAGCAACTTTGTGCGCCTGTTGGGACTGCCGGGCGATTACTCGCCGGTGTGCAGCTACAGCCTGCTGGAACGGGCCGTGGCCGCTGCCAGGGAGCGGGGACTGTCCTTCCATGTGGGCAATGTGCTCAGCTCAGATATGTTCTATGTCCCGCCCAAACAGGTGCAGGGAGGAATGACCTGGGCGGATATGGGAGTCCTGGCCGTGGAGATGGAAGCGGCGGCCCTCTATGCCAACGCGGCGGCGGCTGGTGCCAATGCCCTGGCCGTGCTGACCATATCGGACTCCATGGTCACCGGGGAAGCCACCTCTGCCATGGAAAGGGAAACCAGCTTTACCCAGATGATGGAGGTTGCATTGTCCCTGGTTTCCTGATGCAATGGTGATATTGCATACAAAAAAGCAGGAGTGTCTTTGCAACACGTACAAATGTATTTTTCTAGCGAATAAATCTTGATTTTTTTCGTTGTTTGGTATAGGATAGGGAAAGATTCGCCGTACCCTGGATTCGATGGGACAGTTCCTAACAGTTCCGTGGCGGTTCCGGAGGGCGGGAAAATCAGGATAATGAGGAGAATGATTTATGGAAAAGAAGCTGAAGGTTGGAATATTAGGCGCTACAGGCATGGTAGGGCAGCGTTTCATCGCACTTTTAGAGAATCATCCGTGGTTCGAGGTAGTGACAGTGGCTGCCAGCCCGCGCTCTGCCGGCAAAACGTATGAGGAAGCAGTGGGAGACCGCTGGAAGATGGCCACCCCCATGCCGGAAGCTGTAAAAAAGCTGGTTGTGATGAACGTAAATGAGGTGGAGAAGGTTGCTGCGGGGGTTGATTTTGTATTCAGCGCCGTAGATATGACAAAGGATGAGATCAAGGCCATCGAGGAGGCTTACGCCAGGACGGAGACTCCTGTGGTATCCAACAACAGCGCCCATCGCTGGACACCGGATGTTCCCATGGTAGTGCCGGAGATCAATCCTGAGCATTTTGACGTGATCCCCTTCCAGAAGAAGAGGCTTGGGACAGAAAGGGGATTTATTGCGGTAAAGCCCAACTGTTCCATCCAGAGCTATGCCCCGGTGCTGACAGCATGGAAGGAATTTGAGCCATACGAGGTGGTGGCTGCTACATATCAGGCTATTTCCGGCGCGGGAAAGACATTTAAGGACTGGCCGGAGATGGAAGGCAACATCATCCCCTATATCGGCGGCGAGGAAGAAAAGAGCGAGCAGGAACCCCTTCGTCTCTGGGGAACCATTAAGGACGGCGTCATCGTCAAGGCGGAAAGCCCTGTCATCACCTGCCAGTGCGTAAGGGTACCGGTACTGAACGGCCACACGGCTGCCGTATTTGTGAAGTTCAGGAAAAAGGTGACAAAGGAACAGCTGATTCAGAAACTCAGGGAGTTTAAGGGAGTTCCACAGGAGCTTAAGCTTCCCAGCGCGCCGGCCCGGTTCATACAGTACCTTGAGGAGGATAACCGTCCCCAGGTGACGGCGGACGTGGACTTTGAGAGAGGAATGGGAATTTCCGTGGGCCGTCTGAGGGAGGACACGGTGTATGATTATAAATTCATCGGTTTGTCCCACAACACGGTAAGAGGCGCGGCAGGCGGAGCCGTACTCTGCGCAGAGCTTTTGACAGCAAGGGGATATATTTAGTACTGTATGGAGAAGGAGTGGAGAAAATCATGGCAATCGAGAAAAATTCATTCGGGAAAATGCCCGACGGTACAGAGGTTTACAAGTATACACTGACCAATAAGAATGGGGTATCCGCCTCGTTTATCACTCTGGGAGGGGTGTGGGTCTCCATGGTGGTGCCTGATAAGGACGGAAACATGGCGGATGTGGTGCTGGGATACGATGATTTGGACAGCTACCGCAGGAATCCCGCCCACTTTGGCGCGCCCATTGGCCGCAATGCCAACCGGATTGGCGGGGCCGTCATCACCATCGGCGGCAGGGATTATAAGCTGGAGGCCAACAACGGCCCCAACAATCTCCACAGCGGACCGGACCTGTACCACGACAGGCTTTGGGACTGCAGGTCCTCAGAGACAGAGGCAGGCAGCAGGCTGGACTTTTATCTGGAGAGTCCGGACGGGGACCAGGGATATCCGGGCAATGCCAGGATTACGGTGAGCTATACCCTGACAGACGAGGACAGCCTTGTTCTGGATTATCATATGGTCTGCGACAAGGATACGGTTGCCAATTTCACCAACCACAGCTATTTTAACCTGGCAGGACATGACAGCGGCGATGTGATGAAGCAGGAGGTGTGGCTTAACGCGTCCCGCTATACACCGGCGGACGAAGTCTCCATCCCTACGGGAGAGATTGCTCCTGTGGCAGGTACTCCCATGGACTTTACAGAGATGAAGGCCATTGGACGGGATATAGGCGCTGATTTTGAGGCTCTTGTATTTGGGAAGGGATATGACCATAACTGGGTGCTGGATAAGGAAGAAGGAGAACTGGCCCTGGCTGCAAAGGCCATGGACCCGGCCAGCGGCCGCGTGCTGGAATGTTATACGGATCTGCCCGGAATCCAGTTTTATACAGCGAATTTCCTGCAGGATGAGATGCCGGGTAAGGGTGGAGCCCGCTATGATTACCGCCACGCGTTCTGCTTTGAGACCCAGTATTACCCGGACGCGGTCCATAAGCCCCAGTTCCCGTCCCCCTTGCTGAAAGCAGGGGACGAGTACAGCGCCAGGACCGTCTATCGTTTTTTGCCTAAACAGGCGTAATTTTGGCAGCATGGGCCCTGCCTTCAAGGGGCTGATAGATTTCCACAATGGCAAAATGGGGAGTCAGGTCTGACTGCTCCGGTTCGGCTATGGTCATGAACCGGTAGTTGGTCCCGTTTACCACCTGTTTTGCCACGGCTATGGGACGGTAAAAGTAATCGGGATGCTCTCCGATTGCATTGTAAAATATGAATGAATCATATGTGGTGAGATAAGGCTGATACTGCCAGCTTCCAGGCATGGAAGTTACCTCCGGAATGTCGTTATAGTAGTTTATGCAGGAAAACCATGAGGGTTCTGCCAGAGTTGGCGCTTCATGGTTTTTTTGATTGCGGCAAAGGGAATTTAATGGTATACTATTATAATATGTGCCCTGCCGCCATGGAAATCTGCCGGATAAATCCGGGGTGCGGCGCGTATGAAGAAAGTAAATGAGGGATTGGATGTCAAAATCATTATACATAGCAGAAAAGCCCAGTGTGGCCCAGCAGTTTGCCGAAGTACTTAAGATACGGGGACGGCGGGGCGACGGGTATATAGAGTCTGAGCAGGCAGTGGTGACGTGGTGCGTGGGACATCTGGTGACCATGAGTTATCCGGAAGCCTACGACATGAAGTTTAAGCGCTGGAGCCTTCAGACACTGCCATTTCTTCCAAAGGAATTCAAGTACGAAGTAATAACCAATGTATCCAAGCAGTTTGAAATCGTCAAGGGCCTTTTGAACCGGCCCGATATTGATACCATTTACGTGTGTACGGACTCGGGACGGGAGGGCGAGTATATATACCGCCTGGTGGCCCAGATGGCCGGGGTAAAGGATAAGAAGCAGAAAAGGGTGTGGATAGACTCCCAGACAGAGGAAGAGATATTGAGGGGAATCCGCGAGGCCAAGGATGAGACAGAGTATGACAATCTGTCCGCCTCCGCCTATTTAAGGGCTAAGGAGGACTACCTCATGGGAATTAATTTTTCCAGGGTGCTGACCCTTAAATACGGACCTGCCCTGTCAAATTATCTGGGAACCAAGTTTACGGTTCTGTCCGTGGGCAGGGTCATGACCTGTGTCATGGGAATGGTTGTGCGCAGGGAGCGGGAGATACGCGGTTTTGTAAAGACGCCGTTTTACAGGGTCATTGGATCCTTTGAGGCGGCAGGAAAGGACGGGCAGCCGGTTCCTTTTGAGGCGGAGTGGAAGGCAGTGGAAGGTTCCCGCTATTTCGGAACCCCCTATCTGTATAAGGACAACGGCTTTAAGGACAGGCAGCAGGCGGAGGAGCTGGCAGCCTTATTGACGGCAGAGCCGCCTCTCACGGCAACTGTGCTCTCCAAGGAGAAGAAAAAGGAGACCAAGAATCCGCCCCTTCTCTACAACCTGGCGGAGCTTCAAAACGACTGCTCCAAGATGTTTAAAATCAGCCCGGATGAGACGCTTAAGGTAGTGCAGGAGCTGTATGAGAAGAAGATGGTCACCTACCCCAGAACCGATGCCAGGGTCCTGTCCGCGGCAGTTTCCAAGGAGATTCAAAAGAATATAGGCGGTCTTAAGAATTACGCGCCCATGGCGGCATTTGCGGATGAGGTGCTGAATATGGGCTCCTATAAGGGAATCGCCAAGACACGCTATGTCAATGACAAGCAGATAACGGACCACTATGCCATCGTACCCACCGGACAGGGACTTGGAAACCTGAGGGGACTGCCGCCTTTGTCTGAAAAGGTGTATCAGGTTATATGCAGAAGGTTTTTAAGCATATTTTATCCTCCGGCGGTTTATCAGAAATACAGCCTGGAGCTGGAGCGCCTGAAGGAACATTTTTTTGCCAATTTTAAGGTTCTGTCCGAACCGGGATATCTCAAGGTGGCGGATGTGAACCTGGCGAAGAAAAACGGGGTGGAGGAGTCCTTTGACGAGGCAAAGGATGAGGCAAAAGACGGTGCCGGGGATGAAAAAACAGCAGACGGGGACAAACACGGCGGCCGGGAGGATGCACAAAACGCTATTTCTCCAAAAGTTGACAGGACAGTATTGCTCCAGATGCTTGCAGAATTGAAAAAAAATGATATACTTACTTTGGTGGAGCTGAACATAAAGGAAGGCGAGACATCACCTCCCAAGCGCTATACCTCCGGTTCCATGATTCTGGCCATGGAAAATGCAGGCCAGCTCATAGAGGACGAGGAGCTGCGGGCTCAGATTAAGGGCAGCGGCATAGGTACCAGCGCTACCAGGGCTGAGATACTTAAGAAACTGTTTAACATTAAGTATCTGAACCTGAACAAAAAGACCCAGGTTATTACGCCATCCCTTTTAGGGGAAATGGTCTATGACGTGGTGGACCAGTCCATCCGCCAGCTTCTGAATCCGGAGCTGACAGCCAGCTGGGAAATGGGGCTCACCTATGTTGCGGAAGGTTCCATAACCTCAGATGAGTATATGGAAAAGCTGAATCGTTTTGTTGCCGGCAGGACAGTCAATGTCATACACATGAATAACCAGTACAATATGAGAGGTTATTTTGACGCGGCAGCCGCATTCTATAAAACAAAAAAGGAGAATTAATTTATGAAACTGGAACAGATGAAAATCAAAGAACTTTTAGACACAAGCCATACAATTGCTGAAAAGCTGTTTGAGGGCCATGAGTATCCATGGGAAGTTCTGGGTGATATCAATGAGTTCATCGAAAGTCTGGGCGCCAGCCTTCCGGAGAACGAATACAAGAAGATTGGAAAAAATATCTGGATTCACAAGACAGCACAGATGGCTCCTACCACTGCCATGGGCGGACCTATGATTATCGGACCAAAGGTACAGATACGCAACGGCGCCTTTTTAAGGGGAAGTGTTATCCTTGGACAGCACGTTGTCATCGGCAATTCCTGTGAAATCAAGAACTCCATCATCTTTGACGAGGCGCAGGTGCCCCATTTCAACTACGTAGGCGATTCCATCCTGGGTTATAAGGCTCATATGGGAGCCGGTGCAGTGACTTCCAATGTGAAGGCTGACAAGGGTCTTGTAAAGGTTCATGCTGAGGACGGGGATGTGGAGACAGGACGCAAGAAATTCGGCGCCATCCTGGGCGATCATGCTGAGATTGGCTGCAACAGCGTACTGAATCCGGGAACTGTCATTGGACGTAATTCCAATGTGTACCCGCTGTCCAGCGTACGCGGATGCGTTCCCTCTGACTCTATTTACAAGGGCCAGGACAACATTGTTGTAAAAGAGGCCAGGAAAGTGGAAACAGAGCAGGAAGCACCAGAGGCGCCTGAGAAGGGAAAGGGCGGGCTTAAGGTAGTAAAATAAGCCGGTCAGTACAGACAGAGAGACAGAACAGACAGACGGAACCAACAGTGAACATATAAAAACCGGAAGCCGGACTTGCGATATGCAGTGTCCGGCTTCCGGTTTCTATCTATAATTTTGACGTTTTGGTAATTGTCCCTGTTATTTTGTTCCGAAGATGCGGTCACCTGCATCTCCCAGTCCGGGGCAGATATAGGCGTTTTCATTCAGGCAGCGGTCCAGATGTCCCACGTAAATCTGTACATCGGGA is a window of Enterocloster clostridioformis DNA encoding:
- a CDS encoding DNA topoisomerase gives rise to the protein MSKSLYIAEKPSVAQQFAEVLKIRGRRGDGYIESEQAVVTWCVGHLVTMSYPEAYDMKFKRWSLQTLPFLPKEFKYEVITNVSKQFEIVKGLLNRPDIDTIYVCTDSGREGEYIYRLVAQMAGVKDKKQKRVWIDSQTEEEILRGIREAKDETEYDNLSASAYLRAKEDYLMGINFSRVLTLKYGPALSNYLGTKFTVLSVGRVMTCVMGMVVRREREIRGFVKTPFYRVIGSFEAAGKDGQPVPFEAEWKAVEGSRYFGTPYLYKDNGFKDRQQAEELAALLTAEPPLTATVLSKEKKKETKNPPLLYNLAELQNDCSKMFKISPDETLKVVQELYEKKMVTYPRTDARVLSAAVSKEIQKNIGGLKNYAPMAAFADEVLNMGSYKGIAKTRYVNDKQITDHYAIVPTGQGLGNLRGLPPLSEKVYQVICRRFLSIFYPPAVYQKYSLELERLKEHFFANFKVLSEPGYLKVADVNLAKKNGVEESFDEAKDEAKDGAGDEKTADGDKHGGREDAQNAISPKVDRTVLLQMLAELKKNDILTLVELNIKEGETSPPKRYTSGSMILAMENAGQLIEDEELRAQIKGSGIGTSATRAEILKKLFNIKYLNLNKKTQVITPSLLGEMVYDVVDQSIRQLLNPELTASWEMGLTYVAEGSITSDEYMEKLNRFVAGRTVNVIHMNNQYNMRGYFDAAAAFYKTKKEN
- a CDS encoding DNA gyrase/topoisomerase IV subunit A, whose translation is MAEKILRTEYSEEMQRSYMNYSMSVITARAIPDARDGLKPVQRRVLYDMRELHLDHDKPHRKSARIVGDTMGKYHPHGDSSIYETLVVMSQNFKKGMALVDGHGNFGSIEGDGAAAMRYTEARLEKFAEEVYLKDLDKTVNFVPNYDETEKEPEVLPVRVPNLLINGAEGIAVGMSTSIPPHNLGEVVDVVQAYIDNPEVTTQELMELMPGPDFPTGGVIANKSELPQVYETGMGKIKLRGKFEVELGKRKADKDKLIISEIPYTMIGAGINKFLVDVADLVESKKLTDVVDISNQSNKEGIRIVLELRKDADIDKIKNILYKKTKLEDTFGVNMLAIADGRPETLNLKGILRNFLNFQYENTERKYNVLLQKEMDKKEVQEGLIAACDCIDLIIAILRGSKNLKDAKACLTTGDVTNIHFKVPGFEEDAKKLAFTERQASAILEMRLYKLIGLEILALEKEHRETLRKIAEYKKILGSRPQMNRVIKEDLAAIKAEFATPRRTLIEDGPEAVYDESAVAVQEMVFVMDRFGYCKLLDKSTYDRNQETVDNEQVHVVKCLNTDKICLFAASGSLYQIKAMDVPAGKLRDKGAPIENLSKFDGTKDTIVYLTSAENMKGRIFVFATKMAMVKQVPAAEFETNNRVVAATKLQDGDELAAVIPVEGQTEVVIQTTGGVFLRFALEEISMLKKASRGVRGIRLSKNEELEKLYLIGENPIVDYKGKEVHLNRLKLAKRDGKGSKVRL
- the asd gene encoding aspartate-semialdehyde dehydrogenase; its protein translation is MEKKLKVGILGATGMVGQRFIALLENHPWFEVVTVAASPRSAGKTYEEAVGDRWKMATPMPEAVKKLVVMNVNEVEKVAAGVDFVFSAVDMTKDEIKAIEEAYARTETPVVSNNSAHRWTPDVPMVVPEINPEHFDVIPFQKKRLGTERGFIAVKPNCSIQSYAPVLTAWKEFEPYEVVAATYQAISGAGKTFKDWPEMEGNIIPYIGGEEEKSEQEPLRLWGTIKDGVIVKAESPVITCQCVRVPVLNGHTAAVFVKFRKKVTKEQLIQKLREFKGVPQELKLPSAPARFIQYLEEDNRPQVTADVDFERGMGISVGRLREDTVYDYKFIGLSHNTVRGAAGGAVLCAELLTARGYI
- the deoD gene encoding purine-nucleoside phosphorylase; this encodes MSSSNTPTPHIGAEKGEIAGTVLLPGDPLRAKYIAEHFLEDVKQFNGTRNMLGYSGIYKGRPVSVMGTGMGCPSIGIYSYELIHFYGCKNLIRVGTAGALMPDVHVRDMVFAMGACTTSNFVRLLGLPGDYSPVCSYSLLERAVAAARERGLSFHVGNVLSSDMFYVPPKQVQGGMTWADMGVLAVEMEAAALYANAAAAGANALAVLTISDSMVTGEATSAMERETSFTQMMEVALSLVS
- a CDS encoding aldose epimerase family protein, which codes for MAIEKNSFGKMPDGTEVYKYTLTNKNGVSASFITLGGVWVSMVVPDKDGNMADVVLGYDDLDSYRRNPAHFGAPIGRNANRIGGAVITIGGRDYKLEANNGPNNLHSGPDLYHDRLWDCRSSETEAGSRLDFYLESPDGDQGYPGNARITVSYTLTDEDSLVLDYHMVCDKDTVANFTNHSYFNLAGHDSGDVMKQEVWLNASRYTPADEVSIPTGEIAPVAGTPMDFTEMKAIGRDIGADFEALVFGKGYDHNWVLDKEEGELALAAKAMDPASGRVLECYTDLPGIQFYTANFLQDEMPGKGGARYDYRHAFCFETQYYPDAVHKPQFPSPLLKAGDEYSARTVYRFLPKQA